The genomic interval CAGCCAGGGAACTCACTCGATCCTGAATAAGGACCAGAGGATCAGACCCCCCGACTGTGAAAATGTAAATCTGTAATGTAAATAAGGATTTGTTTGAGTTGTCTTAGTTTGGAAAGACTCTTGAGAGAGGTGAGCACGTTGGGtgcctggctgctctgtgccctgcatgctgctgctctgcagggggatgctggggacCCTGCTCGCCCACCTCGCAGGGGGCTTCACATGCTCAGCACTGGCTTTAGGATACCTGCGGCCAGCACACTCTTCTTCTCGTGGTGAATCACGCTAtcttctgtgatatttttgtaACACAACGTGATACTTAAGTTTCTAGGGCAGCATTTGCCATAAGGATTAGTCTGGTATTGTCTAGCAACAGCTATATATTATCGATCTGAACCCCAGCAGTGGAACAGCTTCAGCACCTTGTGCAGAAGTCTTAAATAATATTTGACTGTTTTCAATTGCATCTCATTTCCCCCTCCcgaaaggagaaggaagggaaaaaatccaGTAGTACTCAAACAAGAGTTTACCTTTTAGCTGGCAAATACAGGAGGATTTTCTGTAgataatatttaaaatcagaaaaaaaaatgcagagatcATTTCTCAATAGAAAATGCATGTCTTTTATTTAGTGGCAAGCAATGGATATATAAATGTGTAAATACATAGTGCCATCTTAACAGTTTTTTTAAGGTACAGTTTTAGAAGGTGCAGGGAAATAATAAGTTTGAGATGCTCTGGAAGGCTAGGAAATAGTATTCAGGGCATAGATTTATCACCTTTATCAGACAAAACTCCCCGCTGAAATCTGTAGGGAGTTTTAGCTCAGCGAAGACTGAGAGAACTGACATGTAATTTTGTCAAAAGCGATTTTATAGTTAATGttctgtaaaaacctcttttttaaaagtaactgGCACATCTCAAGATTacagtttccttttgttttgcacTCCTACCTCTTTTCCGtaactgtttctgttttaatgagaatttctgaatttgttggcaatcttttttttttaaggcattcTGTAACAGTGCCGGCGACATTCATAGCTGCACGCAGCTTTGTTCGTAGCAAACATGGGATATTGAGGTTATTGGCCTAGACCTGCTCCATCAAAGTCAATGGAAGTTTTGCCTTTCGTTTTAGTAGAAACAGGGTTGGACGCTTTATTTGCTTACTATGCCTATCTTCAATACAAATCAGCTATGTCTTTGCTTCTAGCTATGCTCAACCTCATTACAGATACATACTACATTCCTTGCTCTGACGGGATACTTAGACTACCAGCATTCTAATATCAAGGCAGAATTCAGTAGAAGAACTTGTTAAttgttggcttttttatttttatttttagtcgCACAGTTTTTCCATGATGTTGAATTTTTgctcttaattaaaaaaaaaaaaaaaaaaggatcccggaaaataaaataagagtGCAGCTTGGGATATCACGATTacagaaaatactctttttttgttttctgtttcaattaaGTGAGCACATCTCTATTCTTAGAGAAATAGAATATGGCTATTTAATTGAAACCTTAGCACAGGGGTTTTGCTGAGCATTCTTCCTgagtataaaagaaaataaactaataGATATCTTAGTACGTCCTCTTTCAGTACCCAAACAATAAATTATTGATATGGCAAGAAGACTCGGAGCTGCTTTTCTCACGTACTCAAATGCATATAACAAAACCTGATTTACAGCTGTCATTCTCTTCTGCTGAACTGATTTGCTGTTGTCACTCGATCTGTGGGCTGACAAAAAACAGTTATGTCCAGAGCAGCAAATGGAATCTGAGTAATTACCGACATTCCTTCTCACCCACatgacaaaaaacccccacaaaacaccCTAAAAATGTTATTGTATGTTGATTTCTTATTCTTGTGCAGCTATTTATTTGATCAGGTGTGAATTAGAATTCTGTTCATTAAACATGCTTGTTATTCCACACAAGAGGGTAACGCGAGTCAGAGGAAGTAGCTGCCTACAACAGTAATTAAACATGTGTAACCAATTAGTGGGTTTTCCACTATGGCACAAGCATATAATTTGCTGAGTCTTTCTATGCGAATAGATGAAAATAGGTACAAAAAGTGTGCCTGACTGCCACATTCTCATGTTAAACATGTCAGTGTAAATCaactttaaatatataatttctcGTTTGTTAACAGACCTCTCTTTTGGCCCAGAGGAACTCTACTGGCTAACAGCAATAACTTGTAATTTAACGTGGGGCTTTTTTGCTGGAGAAGTACTGCATCTGAGAGAGCCAATTAATGATACTAATTTTTAACAATATTAATTTTAGGGCTAGGATATAGGCCATCCCGTTTCCGTGTGGCAGAGGAGCTGATTTCAGCAGCATTTAGCGGCATTTCTGAGCAAAGCCCGCGCAGGAGCGGCGTGGTTCCTGTGCCCGCCCTTGGTTAGGAAGCCTTCCCTTTGCTGAGGCGAAACGCTGCAAGTGCTTACACACTCTCACTACTGTTATAAATGAATTCATTTCATTGAAAATTCTTAAGTTAAATAAATGCTTATTGATTTAAAAGGTTATATAGAATTACATGAAATTCATGGTGTCTCAACACTGTATAAAGATAATAAATCTAGGTAGTCCAGGACCACACTTGAGTAACAGAGGCCTGGTTTGTCCTGTCAGGTGCTGATTTGAGTTTGAAAGGTTACAGATTAGTTTAGCAATGTTAAGTGAACTGGCAAAGGCATCTCTAATTTTGCTGGAAATGAGGAAGCCTGATGGTAAAGGGGAATCCTAATGAGTCCATCGAAAGCTTGCTTTGTACCCAACAGACAAGGTGCTGTGAATTGTATGAAAATATTGGAAATCAATGGCTTCTATGGAATTTCATTAAGAAGCAGTATCCACAATTGATAGCACCTCATAATTTGATGGATTGTGCTAAGAAAATGATTAGCTAGGTAGAAAGAGTCATAGAATACACACGCCGGGACCTCAGAAATGTTGAAGCGGGGCAatttgtacaaaataaaaaatattgattttactTATGtgcaaaatttttaaatgtagggAGAGTTGTCTTGCAAGTCATTGGCTGACACAATCTTTTGATTTCCTAGCAGTCTCAGGAGAAGGAGCAGATGATGGTGATAGTGGGAACGAGAGCAGGAGTGGAAGCGAAGAAACCAACGTTTGCGAGAAGTGCTGCGCCGAGTTCTTCAAGTGGACGGACTTCCTGGAGCACAAGAAGAGCTGCACTAAGAACCCCCTGGTGCTGATCGTGAATGAAGATGAAGCAGCTCCACCACCTGCTGAGGAGTTCCCCGAGCCCTCACCTGCCAGCTCTCCTAGTGACCAGGCTGAGAGTGAAGCCACTGAAGAAGGCGCCCAGGCAGAAAACAACGATAGCACTGAGATAAAAACCACCGAAAAGGAAGAAGAGCCGATGGAGGTAGAAacttctgcagagaaaagtTTCCAGAATCAAGGCACCTCAACCACAGCTACTCCTCTACCTCAGATCCCTGAACCATCTTCCATGACAAGCTATAACATGCCAAACACCAACGTCACGCTAGAGACCCTGCTGAGCACCAAGGTGGCAGTTGCGCAGTTCTCACAGAGTGCACGGAACACCGCTGCTGCGAGCATCGGCAGTGGGGTGACAGCCGTGGCCATCCCCATGATCCTGGAGCAGCTCatggccctgcagcagcagcagatccaccagctccagctcaTCGAGCAGATCCGCAGCCAAGTGGCGATGATGAACCGCCAGCCGCTGCGGCCGTCCCTCAACCCGGTGGTGGCCGCCCCGGGCGGTGCCGGGCAGGCgtccagccagctgcagggcttTGCCACCAGCACTGCCGTCCAGCTCACTGCCGTCATCCCTCCCGCCATCGTGGGGCAGTCTGCCAGCGCTCAGCCTGCTGCCTTCGACGGCTCTCAGCACATCTCAAGACCTACATCTGGAGCGAGTACACCCAATATATCCAGTGGCGGCTCTTCGGCCCCACCTGAATCGAGCATACCTTCCTCCTCGAACGCGATCACGTCCATAACTCCCGTTTCCGTGTCAAACGCTCCCAACAGCGCTTCGCAGCCCCAGAACGCTTCGACTCCGCCTTCGATAGGACATGGAAACCTCACCTCGGTGTCCAGCCTGCCAAACCCACTTCTACCTCAGACCTCGTCAAATAGTGTGATCTTCCCCAACCCGCTGGTTAGCATTGCTGCGACGGCTAACGCACTGGATCCTCTGTCCGCCCTTATGAAGCACCGCAAAGGGAAACCACCGAACGTGTCGGTGTTTGAACCCAAGTCAAGCTCCGAGGATCccttttttaaacataaatgcCGATTTTGTGCCAAGGTCTTTGGAAGTGACAGTGCTTTACAAATTCACCTCCGCTCGCATACAGGCGAAAGACCTTTTAAGTGTAACATATGCGGAAACCGCTTTTCCACAAAGGGCAACCTGAAAGTTCATTTCCAGAGGCATAAAGAGAAATACCCTCACATTCAGATGAACCCTTATCCCGTTCCAGAATACCTCGATAATGTGCCGACCTGCTCCGGAATCCCATACGGGATGTCGCTGCCCCCAGAGAAGCCAGTCACAACGTGGTTAGACAGCAAACCCGTTTTACCGACCGTCCCGACTTCCATCGGGCTCCAGCTGCCCCCCACTATACCTGGTGTGAACAGTTACGGTGATTCTCCGAGCATCACTCCCATGAGCAGGTCACCCCAGAGGccttctcctgcctccagcGAATGCACTTCTCTGTCCCCAAGCCTCAACACTTCGGAGTCAGGCGTTCCAGCCTCTGCCGAGTCCCCGCAGCCTGTCCAGAGTGGCTCAGCTCTGCCCAAGGCAGAACCCGTCACTCTGCCTCCCACAAGCACGCGGCTTGGGGACCTTTCTGTGGGCGGGCAAGTTTCCACAGCTTCCACATCTTCAATTTCTACGGCTGTTACGGACAGCAGCGTTGCAACAAGCCTCCCAAACCCTGTGCTTCCAGCAGTGTCTGACCAGTTCAAGGCAAAGTTTCCATTCGGTGGTCTGCTAGACTCTATGCAAACATCAGAAACCTCAAAACTACAACAGCTCGTGGAGAACATTGATAAGAAGATGACAGATCCAAATCAATGCGTCATTTGTCACCGTGTGCTTAGTTGTCAGAGCGCTCTCAAGATGCATTACAGAACGCATACAGGAGAAAGaccatttaaatgcaaaatttgtGGACGTGCCTTTACTACAAAAGGCAAtctaaaaacacattttggagTTCATCGAGCGAAGCCACCACTTAGAGTACAGCACTCGTGTCCCATTTGTCAGAAGAAATTTACAAATGCAGTTGTTCTTCAGCAGCACATTCGTATGCATATGGGCGGGCAAATTCCAAACACGCCGCTACCAGAGGGCTTCCAGGACGCCATGGACTCAGAGCTTTCCTATGATGAGAAGAACGTTGACACCCTGAGCAACTTTGATGATGACATTGATGAAAATTCTATGGAGGAGGACCCGGAGCTAAAGGACACGGCAAGTGACTCATCCAAACCCCTCATCTCTTACTCTGGGTCATGTCCTTCCTCGCCACCTTCTGTGATCTCCAGTATTGCTGCTTTGGAGAATCAAATGAAAATGATTGATTCTGTCATGAACTGTCAGCAGCTGACCAGTTTAAAATCCATAGAAAATGGATCAGGGGAAAGCGACCATTTGAGCAACGACTCCTCATCAGCCGTGGGCGATCTCGAAAGCCAGAGCGCAGGCAGCCCTGCGATGTCAGAGTCTTCTTCCTCCATGCAAGCTCTGTCTCCTGTAAATAGCAATAGCGAGAGTTTCAGATCAAAGTCCCCCGGTCTCAGTAACCAGGAAGAGCCACAAGAAATAcaattaaagacagaaaaaccaGACAGCCCACCACCTGCCACTGAAAATGGAGGCGCATTAGATCTGACATCCACCAACCCGGGAAGACCAGTCATCAAAGAGGAGGCTCCTTTTAGCCTGCTGTTCCTGAACAGAGAACGTGGTAAGTTTAAAAGTACTGTTTGTAATATCTGTGGCAAGCCTTTTGCTTGTAAGAGTGCATTGGAAATTCACTACCGCAGCCATACTAAAGAACGTCCATTTGTTTGTACAGTCTGCAGTCGTGGGTGTTCCACTATGGGTAATTTAAAACAGCACTTACTGACGCACAAATTAAAAGAGCTGCCTTCTCAGTTATTTGAACCCAACTTTACTCTAGGTCCCAGCCAAAGTACTCCTAGCCTGGTCACCAGTACAGCACCTACCATGATCAAAATGGAAGTGAATGGTCACAGCAAGCCGATCTCTTTGGGTGAGGTTCCCTCGCTTCCAGCTGGAATCCAGGTTCCTGCTGCACCACAGACAGTGATGAGTCCGGGGATCACCCCTATGCTGGCACCCCCCCCTCGCCGGACTCCCAAGCAGCACAACTGTCAGTCGTGCGGGAAGACCTTCTCCTCAGCAAGTGCACTGCAGATACACGAGCGCACCCATACTGGTGAAAAACCGTTTGGTTGCACAATCTGTGGTAGAGCTTTTACCACAAAGGGGAATCTTAAGGTAAGAGGCCAAATAAAACTGTAAAGGCTCGGGGGGGGTGTTAAGGCACTGTGCTTGAACTCGACAGGGTTTAGCACTGAGTGTTTGCCCCGAAGGCAGGAGTGGAGGGAGCTGCGAGGTGGTGCTGGCTGGGTAGCGGTGGTCGCTGTGCTCCCGCTGTGCTGGCGAGAGGGGCCATGTGCAGCGGGCTGAGCAGCCGGGCAATGATGCGCACTGCGGAGCTGGTTGCGAGAGAATGTGCATGCACGTCACCGCTGCCCTGGCAGGCGTGGTGGCACACGTAGCCAGCTGATGGACATGTCCGGGCAGCTCTTGCCAACTATCGGTGCAAAAATACCACCTCGGCATAAACGAGAAGCGTGGAGCTTGCTCAGCTCCTGGGGCGCCTctcaaatttccattttctgcccTGCTTCACAGCCGTGGCAGACGAGAAAGCTGCTTCCCGCTGGTGTACAGTGGGCTGCCACGGGACTGACGCCTTCATTCCCGCAGCCTGCTTAACCATCAGGACACAGCCTGGGGAATATGTTTTTATGCGTCCTTTTTGAAAATACGAAATTTAGCAAAGTAATCCATGCCTCTGGCATGAGATAAAACATTATGAAAATAGACAAGGTGCAAAAAGGGGAAGGGCAGCAAAACCCGCCTGCCTGCTACCACGAGTAATGCCCTGGGTAAGCCTCAGCGTGTGAGGGCTCGCAGCTCGTGTGTGGGGTTGCCTGGCCTAGCAGTTACGTGTGCTTCATCCTCATGGTGCCGCCTTTGCCCTCGCTGAGAAGGGACAAATGTGCACTGAAAAATTACCGTGGTGCTGGGTTTTCTCTGTATAGGTTGACCGGGGCCTTAGAACTGTGTCTTAACTGGAATTGATTTGTTTTCCATGCGAATTAAAAGTCATTTTTTTTAACGAAAGCAAGTGGTTCTGTAAGAGCGAGCCTTTCAGGCCAGCCCGCTTGCCTGAACGTGCTAACCTGGGGGTGCTTCTTGTTCCCGTCTGCTCCGCAGGTTCACATGGGAACCCACATGTGGAATAACGCCCCTGCCCGCCGTGGCCGCCGCCTCTCTGTGGAAAACCCCATGGCTCTGCTCGGCGGCGACGCACTCAAGTTCTCCGAGATGTTCCAGAAGGATCTGGCAGCTCGGGCCATGAACGTTGACCCCAATTTTTGGAACCAATATGCTGCGGCTATCACTAACGGACTCGCTATGAAGAACAATGAGATTTCTGTCATACAGAACGGAGGCATCCCCCAGCTCCCAGTAAGTCTCGGCGGAGGTGCCATCCCGCCTCTGAGTAACCTTACCGGTGGCATGGACAAAGCTCGCACGGGCAGCAGCCCTCCCATTGTTGGTCTGGACAAAGCAAGCTCGGAAACGGGAGCCAGTCGTCCATTCACCAGGTTTATTGAGGATAATAAAGAGATTGGCataaattaaaagcattcaTTCTGAATAACTGTTGGACCACTCCTCGGCACAACACTTGTCCTGTTCCGTGTACAGCTTTTGAAGCTAAGCATTAGTTTCCTGACCTAAATGCATAGGTTCCCTTTAAAGTCTTACCCATAGCAGAAATACATAACTTTGTGGCTGCTGAAAAGTTGTCTTGCAAGATCTGCATGGTACTTCTTTCAACAGTGAGTTTGACTGTTACCAAGAACTTTGAAACCttttaatttaacagaaaacaaacaaacaaacaaatcatgGGATAACTTcattagaaacagaaagaggCTAGTCTACGTCCACTTTGCTTCTTACAAAACTTACTGTCACCTGAGAGCGGGGGGCTTCATTACGGCATTCTGTCACACttatttgctggttttgttccaaTTAGTTAGCAACTTGGACTATGTTTTTAGGAATCTTAATCTTAAATAAGTGATTTAGTACCCCAATGCTGTGTATTATTACAGTATCCTTGTCTGTAGTATTTATAATGTTAAGATTATGCGGGTAACAGACAATATACTAGCCCCAAACTTAAATGAAGCTTTTGTACTGCAAAATACATCTGGctatgtgatttttcttttttttttccttttttttcccttttttaaaagaaaaaacaccaagtTTTGTTTTACTATAAATAAGTGGTTTATTTCAATTCAGGCAAAATTGTGAAGTTTTATTGGGAAAGATAGCATGCTTTTCATGTGCAAGTACCTGTCAGtaacaaacctttttttttttttttatttaaatatttgtagcTGCTATGTGGACAGTTGTtctattaaatgaaaaaaaaatgtagtgtgGATTTTAGCTCAATGATTGGAAAACAAGTTACAGACAAACCTTAGCACCGTAAGTTATTCACAACATTATAAACGGTTGTGAGTAAATACTCCATGTTATCAAAGCTGTATAATAAAAAGGTAATGTTTGTATAATGTGGTTGCAAACTCTTAATTTATACTATTGCACTTTTAGTATTTTGTATTAGGGAGGTTTGTCTATAATTTGAAACTGAACAAAGATGTAAACTATTTTATAAATAGTACTTTGACTTGAGGAATAAGGAGGAGAACCGTGTTGcagtttcttgttttgttttaaggtCGAACGACAAGAGATCTCTATTAACTAAGCAGAAAAGCCGCAGAGAACTGTCAGATCCTTAGGAGATACGGGGCCTGCCATTTCTTAAATGGAAATGATTCATTTCACTTTTCTACAAAGCCCACTTAAAAGAGTGACCACCCCTGACAGAATTCTGATGCATTTATCTTAGGAGTGTGATACTAATATGAGTCTAAGGTAGAGGAAGGAAAGCATTGCGTAGGTTTAATTTTGCTGTGATCTGTTCTGTCCCTTTCACACATACCCACGAGAACAATGTCGCCTGCCTAATAGCACGGGAACGAAGTAAGGACTCTTGGGCAGCGTGAGCAGTAGTAATAGACAATTGTTCTGTTTGCATTTCCAACCCTGGCTGATTATCTTCTCAGATTGCTCCAAAGCACAATGTACCCTGATTAatcaaatataattttctgttgattgCATTGTTTAAATTACACCAAGTAAATAAAGGGAATGGTTCCACTTGGAAGCTAGGCTGGGGATGCTGAGGAGACTGGGGCTTAATCGAAACTTGAACAGTAACCGTTCTGTGTACTACCTCATTTTTGTGCATTACGAGCATGGTGGAGTTGACACCATGAACTTCCGTCCGGCAGAATTGCTTGAGGGACATGATGGGTAGCTGGGTAACAGCGCAAGGAGTTTTATGCCCCTGAAGAACAAATCAGACAGTGAGGTCTTCTCAGTTGAGGCTGAAAAATAGGACAATCTTTCTTACACAACAAAAACCATTACTGTAAGAGGATGGACTATTTCTGCCATCATGTAATGGAGTGAAGAGAGGTTCAAAGACTTATTagctgtttgtttctgtgggaAATGAACAATGAACTCTACAGCTCCATTTCCTGCAGTGATGAGATagagatatatagatatatctatctatatataagCAAAACTATGTATCTGTAACGCCTCTACAATACAACATCTTTTTTTGCCACAGTGCATGGGTGGTTAGGGGTGTTTCCaagcattggaaaaaaaaaaaaataaaaaggaaaactgaggtGGCTTAAtgttgctgtatttcagcaattgaatgtttttatttatctgtgtCATTTTTggtgtgactttttttttttttgggtagTATTTGGTACCATGTAGTGTTATCTCTGTTCCCTAAAGGACGTgtataacttaaaaaaaaaaaaaaaagaaagaaaaggaaaaaaaagagaagaaaaaatgaaaaaggaaaaaatgaaaaaagatgtAAAGTGTTGTAAATAAGATGGTTGAAGATGGTACAGTAAGACTGACCCCATTTTGTATTCAGGGTTAGGTCATTCCTCTCTGCATGGTGAAGAGAGACACTATTTTTATACTGTGATACCATGTAGGGCTAGGAGCCTCCCTGAACCAGCTGGGAATTGTTACCTAGAtccaatattttttattattaaatctTGTTGGCTTGACACATCTACTGATTGAAATGGATGTCTTAGTCTAGGTTACTATTTTTGTCATATGGAATTGAATAAAATGCAGGATGTAATATTATTTCTGAATTGCGTTCCTTGATTATTCTAATAACAGAGCAAGATATGAGACTAAGGTCACTTGTGGTAGATTGGTGTCAATGACTTCTAATCGTTGCATCTGAAAATCGGAATAAGGGCGACACCTTATTATTCAAATGCTATTCTAATATATATTAACAGTGCAAAGGGGTAGAATTATTAAAGTCTCTTTtccaatgaaaataaatcataaaagcaTTATTCACAAGACagtaggaaaaacaaaaccccaaaatattttggaggggggaaaacagcttttggaAGGACTACTGCTTCAAATTGACTGCTTTCTGAACACTTACCATGTACTGTCTACCAAAAAAAGCCTTCTTTTCATGTTGTTGGAACATCTGCCTAATATTCATGATACACTGCATGATCAAATTTGGGAAGAAATTTATCAGGAGCAGTTCAAattctaaaatacaaaaaaaaaaaaaaagaaaaaaaaaagaaaagaaaaaaatcaacaactcGCATCCATTCATTCCAAATGACATAACCTGTATGTTTAAACccatggttttgtttcttctttttttgcaagaCTCTAATTTATCAAAGCATGTCTAACTttaaccaaattattttttcacgttgatttaaatgaaaatatttacattcttAAGGTTAGGCATGTGATTAAGTATCTCCTGCAAAAAAAGCTGTATGTTTGAGTAAGCTTCAAGCTGTTATAATCCGGTGATGAATGCCAGCTGCATTTGAAACAGacaaaagataaagaaaagagaaaaaaatctgtactaATCATCTTTCAGTGGCCTTGTTATAAAGATACTCTGTTTCATAAGACCTACCCAAAGAAGGTACGAGTTCCCTCTGGTGACTCCACAACAATAGGCTTGTGCTTGTGTTGCTGCATGCACATCCCTGAGCCCTGCTGAGAGAGAACGTGATGtgcaaaagagaaggaaagcgAAGGAGCACTGATAGTTGTGGTTCTGTTCAAAACACAGGAGGAAAATTAcctgctttcccctcctcccccccaaaaaaggacaaaagcagaatggtatctatttttaaatatgtatgggttatttttcttattatagGAAGACATTAAATAATAAGATGTGCTACACAGATGAAAATGGTCAAAGTCTGCTGAATTAcagatgtttaaaaacagaGCCATGGAGGAGCTCTAGATAATCAGAAAAATGGCCAGTTAGaattttttttgaggggaaggTTATTTTACAACATGAAAATTCCAGCAAGGCTTTTAAACTCTTCACTTATATTTTTGCCATGAGTTATTAGAGAGCATTTATGATAAATGATTGACATGACTACTTTTTTGcccatgttttttttccttttgtacaaAGTATTTCTCAAGATATTATCCATTCCTTTACCTATTTTGTCCTTTCTGTTATCCATTCCTTCACCTATTCTGTGCTTTCTATCTTGGcaaaaactttgtttttctaaatctGAATTTATGCTGTATTTGTGTTGCCTTTAATTTACTTCTCTGCACGTACTCTGTCATTCGTAAGatactgtgtttcatttttttacctttttctctttaattctgCAGAAGTCAAAAGAGCTGCCTGGTTTTTGTATCTATGTGTAACACTAGCATAATGAATGACGAAGTCGTCAGCGGTGTGACCAGGTATGTGTATAGCCCGCAGGCTTTGCTGACGAACGCGCTGCTGCGTTGCTGGTacagggcagctgcagagggtCAGGGGGATGAAAGTCCTGGCCGATCTTCGCTGCGCCTGCTTTTACACCCCCGAAATGCTGTGGGCTTCGGCAGAGGGACTCCAGGTTTATCCTGGTGCAGGAGGGACTGCTTCCAGGTTCAGAGGGCTTGCTTTCCCGTACATGTCATCAAAGCTAGCTAGATAGTATATTAAAAGTATGTCTAGGCAAAAACATTCtggactttatttttaaaaagagggaaaagagaataCATATATTTTAGTACATACCACAGGATTATCCCAGTTTTAAAGGAGGTCCTGAAAGCtgaatctaaaaaaaaaaaagactgtgcCCCTTAATATAGAATGTGGTGCCATCGACTGAATAATCAGTCCCGTTTCACAGAAGCGAGTAAAAGAACCTGTAACTTTTATGCATAAAAGTGGAAGGATTTGGGAATCTTGCTATGGCTCTGCTACACAAGGCAGACACTCGCAGGGACATGCCTTCCCTTTGCAGATATTAACAGTATCAGCAGATTTATGAATACATGTTTGTGCATGGTGCAGCATCAATGTAtagtactttattttttcagaagggAGAATGTCTCAACCAATTGACAAAGTGACAAATGTGAAAGCCAACAGCTTTGGGCTGTGCCACTGACATATTTTAGGGATGTGGGCAAGTCGCTACTGAGGCTCTGGTTCTGCTTGAGCTTGGCATACTTCTGGGAACCCGGGAGCTGGGGAGCGGATGCCCCCATGCAGTCCACTGGCGTCTTGTACTATTGGGATGTGTTGCCCCATCAGTAAAGATGGGGTAATACTTTTGTACCTACCTCACAGGGGTGTTGTGAGGAATAGTTTTATGTTTGTACAGTGTTTCAAAGATGGAAAATGCTTGGTATTATCACTGATTTTAGAGAGTTTACAGTACATGtactattatttattatttgtactCCAGTAGTACCTACGGGCTCCAGTCAGGACTGAGAGGCCATGTTCTAA from Falco biarmicus isolate bFalBia1 chromosome 3, bFalBia1.pri, whole genome shotgun sequence carries:
- the SALL3 gene encoding sal-like protein 3; this encodes MSRRKQAKPQHLKSDEELQAEVVSEHAVSGEGADDGDSGNESRSGSEETNVCEKCCAEFFKWTDFLEHKKSCTKNPLVLIVNEDEAAPPPAEEFPEPSPASSPSDQAESEATEEGAQAENNDSTEIKTTEKEEEPMEVETSAEKSFQNQGTSTTATPLPQIPEPSSMTSYNMPNTNVTLETLLSTKVAVAQFSQSARNTAAASIGSGVTAVAIPMILEQLMALQQQQIHQLQLIEQIRSQVAMMNRQPLRPSLNPVVAAPGGAGQASSQLQGFATSTAVQLTAVIPPAIVGQSASAQPAAFDGSQHISRPTSGASTPNISSGGSSAPPESSIPSSSNAITSITPVSVSNAPNSASQPQNASTPPSIGHGNLTSVSSLPNPLLPQTSSNSVIFPNPLVSIAATANALDPLSALMKHRKGKPPNVSVFEPKSSSEDPFFKHKCRFCAKVFGSDSALQIHLRSHTGERPFKCNICGNRFSTKGNLKVHFQRHKEKYPHIQMNPYPVPEYLDNVPTCSGIPYGMSLPPEKPVTTWLDSKPVLPTVPTSIGLQLPPTIPGVNSYGDSPSITPMSRSPQRPSPASSECTSLSPSLNTSESGVPASAESPQPVQSGSALPKAEPVTLPPTSTRLGDLSVGGQVSTASTSSISTAVTDSSVATSLPNPVLPAVSDQFKAKFPFGGLLDSMQTSETSKLQQLVENIDKKMTDPNQCVICHRVLSCQSALKMHYRTHTGERPFKCKICGRAFTTKGNLKTHFGVHRAKPPLRVQHSCPICQKKFTNAVVLQQHIRMHMGGQIPNTPLPEGFQDAMDSELSYDEKNVDTLSNFDDDIDENSMEEDPELKDTASDSSKPLISYSGSCPSSPPSVISSIAALENQMKMIDSVMNCQQLTSLKSIENGSGESDHLSNDSSSAVGDLESQSAGSPAMSESSSSMQALSPVNSNSESFRSKSPGLSNQEEPQEIQLKTEKPDSPPPATENGGALDLTSTNPGRPVIKEEAPFSLLFLNRERGPSQSTPSLVTSTAPTMIKMEVNGHSKPISLGEVPSLPAGIQVPAAPQTVMSPGITPMLAPPPRRTPKQHNCQSCGKTFSSASALQIHERTHTGEKPFGCTICGRAFTTKGNLKVHMGTHMWNNAPARRGRRLSVENPMALLGGDALKFSEMFQKDLAARAMNVDPNFWNQYAAAITNGLAMKNNEISVIQNGGIPQLPVSLGGGAIPPLSNLTGGMDKARTGSSPPIVGLDKASSETGASRPFTRFIEDNKEIGIN